A window of Mucilaginibacter paludis DSM 18603 contains these coding sequences:
- a CDS encoding RagB/SusD family nutrient uptake outer membrane protein: protein MKRYLKMVSVFSLIAITTSCQKFVDYNPHDSYQVTALDYLQTEADYRTMEVSVYTPLQWLNQVVPIGEIASDNAVAGGESASDVLDFQQIDDFTVNPVNGTLANIFQYAYEGINRANYLTQYKAANPSGTAVNFPGKDALYGEVYFLRAYYYFTLVKMFGDVPLFTDKRLDISSSGKLSRAAKSLVYQQIEADLNNAISVLPTVQVQAGRITKYAAQALLGKVYLYEKKFDQAATVLQNVINSNSFVLVNNFASIFLASGENGSESVFEIQYTNASPYYQWSNVLQGQGNYAVQQCGVRNLNGSSAMPYAAGWSTNLPTQNLAAAYSAGDQRKAVTVLDIEAYKAANPSFNITYQVAPYKNTGLYNQKYLPRKGETSGQQELNYLNNYRIIRYADVLLMAAEAYNKSASSNDSKAQLYLNMVRRRAFQVSDASHDVTATGSALYTAILNERRLELAMEGDRFFDLVRTGQAATVLPAFKAGKNELFPIPQQEVNVSGLTQNPNY, encoded by the coding sequence ATGAAAAGATATTTAAAAATGGTTAGTGTTTTTAGTTTGATAGCTATTACAACATCATGCCAAAAGTTTGTTGACTATAACCCGCACGATTCGTACCAGGTAACCGCACTGGATTACCTGCAAACCGAGGCGGACTATCGTACCATGGAAGTGAGTGTGTATACGCCTTTGCAATGGCTAAATCAGGTTGTGCCTATTGGAGAAATCGCCTCGGATAATGCGGTGGCTGGTGGCGAAAGTGCCTCGGATGTGCTTGATTTTCAGCAGATAGATGATTTTACCGTAAATCCTGTAAACGGAACCCTTGCCAATATATTTCAATATGCTTACGAGGGTATTAACAGAGCTAATTATTTAACCCAGTACAAGGCGGCTAACCCATCGGGCACGGCGGTGAATTTTCCAGGTAAAGATGCCCTGTATGGCGAGGTATACTTTTTAAGGGCCTATTATTATTTTACCCTGGTTAAAATGTTTGGCGATGTGCCCTTGTTTACCGATAAGCGCCTGGATATTTCAAGCTCGGGCAAATTGTCGCGAGCGGCAAAATCATTGGTTTACCAGCAAATAGAGGCCGACCTGAATAATGCCATATCCGTATTGCCTACGGTGCAGGTACAAGCCGGCCGTATTACCAAATATGCTGCCCAGGCCCTGTTAGGCAAAGTTTATTTGTACGAAAAGAAGTTTGACCAGGCTGCTACCGTATTACAAAATGTAATCAACTCAAACTCCTTTGTTTTGGTGAATAATTTTGCTTCGATATTTTTGGCATCGGGAGAGAATGGCTCCGAATCGGTTTTCGAAATTCAATACACCAATGCTTCGCCATATTACCAGTGGTCAAACGTGTTACAGGGCCAGGGCAACTATGCTGTACAGCAATGCGGTGTTCGCAACCTGAACGGATCATCGGCAATGCCTTATGCCGCCGGATGGAGCACTAACCTGCCTACACAAAACCTGGCCGCCGCTTATTCGGCTGGTGATCAGCGCAAAGCCGTTACTGTACTTGATATTGAGGCTTATAAAGCGGCTAACCCCTCGTTCAATATTACGTACCAGGTTGCGCCATACAAAAACACTGGCTTGTACAACCAAAAGTATCTGCCACGCAAAGGCGAAACCAGCGGCCAGCAAGAGTTAAACTACCTCAATAATTACAGAATTATCCGTTATGCCGATGTTTTACTGATGGCAGCGGAAGCTTACAACAAAAGTGCAAGTTCAAACGATTCAAAAGCACAGCTTTATTTAAACATGGTACGTCGCCGGGCATTCCAGGTAAGCGATGCCAGCCATGATGTTACCGCTACAGGTTCGGCCTTGTACACCGCCATTTTAAACGAACGCAGATTAGAATTGGCTATGGAAGGCGATCGCTTTTTCGACCTGGTGCGCACAGGGCAGGCGGCAACAGTATTGCCGGCTTTTAAGGCAGGTAAGAACGAGCTGTTCCCTATACCGCAACAGGAGGTTAATGTTTCGGGTTTAACCCAAAATCCTAATTATTAG
- a CDS encoding helix-turn-helix domain-containing protein, with the protein MMPDKYLDLYSVSDLHKLVRYAPPKHPLISVIDHADFYSKRPKEDMTYRFGFYTVSCKKFEGLLKYGKRYYDFSEGSLLFTAPGQVIAPGPNVTVDEGWALFFHPDLIHGTELGRKIHQYTFFNYEANEALHISEEEKLTIKDCVAKIEREYSQNIDKHSQGLIVSNIELLLNYCNRFYDRQFYTRAKVNSDVVQKFEKLLKDYFSHGNLIETGLPSVKYFASRLNLSPNYLSDLLSKFTGKTTQEHIHLELTDKAKSLLWGTNSSISEIAYVLGFEHPSHFTKIFKSKTGKSPSVYRSAN; encoded by the coding sequence ATGATGCCCGATAAATACCTTGATCTTTACTCTGTAAGCGATTTGCATAAGCTGGTGCGATACGCTCCGCCGAAACACCCCCTGATCAGTGTGATCGATCATGCAGACTTTTACTCAAAGCGCCCTAAAGAAGACATGACTTACCGCTTTGGTTTTTATACTGTTTCCTGCAAAAAATTTGAGGGCTTGTTAAAATACGGTAAGAGATATTACGACTTTAGTGAAGGCTCGCTATTGTTTACTGCCCCGGGGCAGGTTATAGCACCGGGCCCGAATGTTACGGTTGATGAGGGCTGGGCATTATTTTTCCATCCCGACCTGATCCATGGTACCGAGTTGGGGAGGAAGATACACCAGTATACTTTTTTTAATTACGAGGCTAACGAAGCCCTGCATATCTCTGAAGAAGAAAAACTAACTATTAAAGATTGCGTAGCAAAGATTGAAAGAGAATATTCGCAAAATATTGATAAGCATTCACAAGGCCTCATCGTCAGTAATATTGAGCTCCTGCTCAACTACTGCAACCGTTTTTACGACCGGCAATTTTACACCAGGGCAAAAGTTAATTCAGATGTAGTACAAAAATTTGAAAAATTATTAAAAGATTATTTTTCGCATGGTAACCTGATCGAAACAGGCCTTCCCAGTGTTAAATATTTTGCTTCCCGGCTTAATTTGTCGCCTAATTATTTGTCGGATCTTTTAAGCAAATTTACAGGCAAAACTACACAAGAGCATATACACCTTGAACTTACAGACAAAGCGAAATCGCTATTGTGGGGCACCAACAGTTCTATCAGTGAGATTGCATATGTGCTTGGCTTTGAACATCCATCGCATTTTACAAAAATATTCAAATCAAAGACCGGAAAATCGCCGAGCGTGTATAGAAGCGCAAACTGA
- a CDS encoding helix-turn-helix domain-containing protein: MVDFSILFIVGGALCFVLTGAILFFFRKPQPEAYLSKLLSGVLVIVGLSTFNYMLLLSGLMKLVPWWYGYGIPLYPLVPPFAYLYVKGSIYRQSGLKKQHYLHFIPSMICLVAMLPFYFGDGAEKVKAVNAITGNLNYVYYYKTGLIPPIWYFICRPLQSMIYQVLQCRLVYLLVFKPAALGLKKQRRQKKVTNWLLSFVSVQGIINTTVLILTVIAYCNLSLKFNFVTTTKTPMVWESVLFFLLSLILLFTPTVLYGAPLTYQVSYELEDHTDKTQNEVILDSLNLDNQLFVAEKGAELSPEQLNEYIRQIEGHITTSEVFRKRGLSINELAVDLKIPSRTLSQVINQHYNQRFTDYINTYRIAYFKKLVVHGDFKVLTLESLAMDAGFSSRSTFFSAFKKNTGVSPTDYITSLKKKADTAAG; the protein is encoded by the coding sequence ATGGTAGATTTCAGTATCTTATTTATTGTAGGCGGTGCACTATGCTTTGTTTTAACCGGTGCTATTTTATTTTTTTTTCGCAAACCCCAGCCCGAAGCTTATTTAAGTAAATTGTTGAGTGGGGTTTTGGTAATTGTTGGCTTATCAACCTTTAACTACATGTTGCTTTTAAGTGGATTGATGAAGCTTGTTCCGTGGTGGTACGGATATGGTATACCGCTATATCCTTTAGTGCCTCCATTCGCTTATCTATATGTAAAAGGAAGTATTTACCGGCAATCCGGGCTCAAAAAGCAACACTATCTGCATTTTATTCCCAGCATGATCTGCCTGGTTGCGATGTTGCCCTTTTATTTTGGCGACGGCGCCGAGAAGGTGAAAGCGGTAAATGCCATAACGGGAAATCTTAATTATGTTTACTATTACAAAACAGGTTTAATTCCACCGATTTGGTATTTTATTTGCCGCCCATTGCAAAGCATGATTTATCAGGTTTTGCAATGCCGACTGGTTTATTTATTAGTTTTTAAGCCTGCGGCTTTAGGTTTGAAAAAACAACGGCGGCAAAAAAAAGTAACCAATTGGTTGCTCAGTTTCGTCTCGGTTCAGGGTATCATCAACACCACAGTATTGATATTAACCGTAATTGCTTATTGTAACCTTTCTCTCAAATTTAATTTTGTTACTACAACAAAAACACCCATGGTTTGGGAAAGTGTGTTGTTTTTTCTTTTGAGCCTTATCCTGTTGTTTACACCCACCGTTCTATACGGTGCACCGCTTACATACCAGGTGTCATATGAACTTGAGGACCATACTGATAAAACTCAAAATGAGGTAATTTTAGATAGCCTGAATTTAGATAACCAGTTGTTTGTAGCCGAGAAGGGTGCCGAATTGAGCCCGGAACAACTGAACGAATACATCAGGCAGATAGAAGGTCATATCACTACATCAGAAGTGTTCCGTAAGCGGGGGCTTAGCATCAATGAGCTTGCCGTTGATCTGAAGATACCATCGCGTACGCTTTCACAAGTGATCAATCAGCACTACAATCAGCGTTTTACTGATTACATTAATACCTACCGGATTGCCTATTTTAAAAAATTAGTAGTCCATGGCGACTTCAAAGTGTTAACCTTAGAAAGTTTAGCCATGGACGCAGGTTTTTCGTCGCGGAGTACCTTTTTTTCCGCTTTTAAAAAAAACACAGGTGTGAGCCCAACGGATTATATCACTTCTTTAAAAAAGAAAGCTGATACAGCGGCTGGCTAA
- a CDS encoding SDR family oxidoreductase, which translates to MKKTILITGASSGFGKEAAKLFHINGWNVIATMRSPEKEVELSALTDVLICKLDVTDQLSIESAVAAGIEKFGRIDVLVNNAGYGALGALEAATADQTKQQFDVNFFGLIAVTKAVLPVMRQQKSGIIINISSVGGRVTFPFSSLYHATKFAVEGLTESIQYELNPLGIYLKIVEPGGYKTEFAGRSMTLFSNEGLDDYQAAFDKFMEMLDHWPMSENIGEVAGVIYEAATDGTEQLRYPVGLDAAQLIQTRQQMDDVNFKKMMTVQTGI; encoded by the coding sequence ATGAAAAAGACAATATTAATAACAGGTGCTTCATCCGGGTTTGGTAAAGAGGCCGCTAAATTATTTCACATTAATGGATGGAATGTGATCGCTACGATGCGTTCGCCGGAAAAAGAAGTTGAACTGTCCGCGTTGACTGATGTTTTGATCTGCAAATTGGATGTTACTGATCAGCTCAGCATAGAAAGCGCGGTAGCAGCGGGCATTGAGAAATTTGGCCGGATAGATGTATTGGTGAACAATGCGGGCTATGGTGCATTGGGTGCGCTGGAGGCCGCAACCGCAGACCAGACCAAACAACAGTTCGATGTCAATTTTTTCGGTTTAATTGCCGTAACAAAGGCGGTGTTGCCGGTTATGCGTCAACAAAAATCAGGTATCATCATCAACATATCATCAGTTGGCGGAAGGGTTACTTTCCCCTTCTCATCTCTTTATCACGCCACCAAATTTGCTGTTGAAGGTTTGACAGAATCGATACAATACGAACTAAATCCGTTGGGTATTTATTTAAAGATAGTTGAACCCGGTGGTTACAAGACGGAGTTTGCCGGGCGTTCTATGACACTTTTCAGCAATGAAGGCCTTGACGATTATCAGGCTGCGTTTGATAAGTTTATGGAAATGTTGGATCATTGGCCGATGTCGGAAAATATTGGCGAAGTAGCCGGTGTGATTTACGAAGCGGCAACCGATGGCACAGAACAATTGCGTTACCCGGTAGGCCTTGACGCCGCCCAATTGATACAGACCAGGCAGCAAATGGACGATGTGAATTTCAAAAAAATGATGACCGTTCAAACAGGCATCTAA
- a CDS encoding triple tyrosine motif-containing protein, with product MKYFYFFLLVFAYIFCARAQNPVGLQQIVNFTNADYKGGNQNWDIQQDQQGIMYFANNEGLLTYNGQSWKIYSIPSKTVVRSIHIDGSGKIYIGAQDDIGYFFPDGAGILKYTSLKHLIPKKESSFTDVWNIVPFEGKTFFRTNEKIFELNDGSVKTYNSYPGWLFLGECNNRLFAQQRTNQLMEYYNGQWKPVCPLPGRALITAILNFDKNTLLIATLKDGLFLLSGNQLQKLNTSMDKQFSAVRINTALSLSADRIAIGSAFGGCYIIDHRGRLVQNISNSQTLQKNYVRSLYSDRNKNIWLGLDDGISFIAYNSPIKQIYPDANKQSSTYAVKLFNNTLYVGTSDAVFNLPINDSIKDMSYSPGTFTEVPGTKGQVWNLNEVNGHLLLGNEDGAYTIDHNTTRLIYSFPGTWLFKPLSPGNISGDIISGTYNGLHLLKYENNSFKDQGALKGLDESLRFMTVDYGRNVVWSSHPYRGVYKISLSADHQRINGWVVYHKSSGLPSSLHNYVFKIKGRNVVATENGIYEYNEREDKFHQSTYFLPLFGHAEIQYLNEDPDGNIWFIGNKKVGVIDFSNATKDKPFHTVYFPELNGKILPGFENIYAYNSQNIFIGSSRGFFHINYKKYLANAQKLNILLDQVKIIGEKDSIIFDGYFKNGNHTGLSQDKGRVLKMPHNFNSFHFEFSSTLYEQHSNIEFSYQLTGYDTRCSAWAAKSEKEYTNLGYGTYTFKVKARNNLGNESEPVSYTFIIEPAWYETGWSHALYVLLLAGFIYCIVIIQQKKHKKAEQHLRYMHQLELDHNEKEIVSLKNEKLENEVMFKNKELATTTMHLVQRGKLMSKIKEGLIEIQEAADANKNKELTKVLKLINEAEKNDSDWDHFAIHFDQVHSNFLSNLKTKFPNLSATDLKICAYLKMNLTSKEIAQLMSVTIGAVEVSRYRLRKKLNLPQNVNLFDHLVQATSKTL from the coding sequence ATGAAATACTTTTACTTTTTTTTATTGGTGTTTGCATATATATTTTGCGCCCGTGCGCAAAACCCGGTAGGACTGCAACAAATTGTAAATTTCACCAATGCTGATTACAAGGGCGGGAACCAAAACTGGGATATCCAGCAAGACCAACAGGGGATCATGTATTTCGCAAATAACGAGGGCTTGCTAACCTATAACGGGCAGAGTTGGAAAATTTACAGTATACCAAGCAAAACGGTAGTCCGTTCAATCCATATCGATGGCAGCGGAAAGATTTACATTGGTGCGCAAGATGATATAGGCTATTTTTTTCCGGATGGAGCCGGGATTTTAAAATACACTTCATTAAAACATCTTATCCCCAAAAAAGAAAGCTCATTTACAGATGTATGGAATATAGTTCCATTTGAAGGGAAAACTTTTTTCAGAACCAACGAAAAGATATTCGAGCTTAACGATGGCTCGGTAAAAACCTATAATTCATATCCCGGCTGGCTGTTTTTGGGCGAATGCAATAACAGGCTTTTCGCACAGCAAAGAACCAACCAGTTAATGGAGTACTATAATGGCCAATGGAAGCCAGTTTGCCCATTACCTGGCAGAGCACTAATTACAGCAATCTTAAACTTCGATAAAAACACTTTGCTTATTGCCACGCTAAAGGATGGCTTGTTTTTATTAAGCGGCAATCAATTACAAAAGCTAAACACATCAATGGATAAGCAGTTTTCTGCCGTACGTATCAATACCGCTCTATCGCTAAGTGCCGACAGGATTGCCATTGGCTCGGCTTTTGGCGGCTGTTATATTATTGACCATCGGGGCAGGCTCGTTCAAAACATATCAAATTCGCAAACGCTGCAAAAAAACTATGTACGTAGCTTATACTCCGATCGAAACAAAAACATCTGGCTGGGCCTTGATGATGGCATTAGTTTTATTGCTTACAATAGCCCTATTAAACAAATATATCCCGACGCCAATAAACAGTCATCAACTTATGCAGTAAAGTTGTTCAATAATACGCTATATGTAGGCACGTCTGATGCCGTGTTTAACCTACCCATAAACGATTCGATAAAAGACATGAGCTACAGCCCCGGTACGTTTACCGAAGTACCCGGCACTAAAGGCCAGGTATGGAACCTGAATGAAGTAAACGGGCACCTGTTACTCGGTAATGAAGACGGGGCTTATACTATTGATCACAATACAACCAGGCTGATCTATTCCTTTCCGGGTACGTGGTTGTTTAAACCCTTATCGCCGGGAAATATTTCAGGCGATATTATATCTGGCACGTATAATGGCCTGCATCTGTTAAAATATGAAAACAATAGCTTTAAAGACCAGGGAGCATTAAAAGGGCTTGATGAATCGCTACGGTTTATGACTGTTGACTATGGGCGCAACGTGGTATGGTCGTCACACCCCTATCGCGGGGTCTATAAAATAAGCCTGTCGGCTGATCATCAAAGGATCAATGGTTGGGTGGTTTATCATAAAAGTAGCGGCTTGCCATCATCGCTGCACAATTATGTATTTAAAATTAAGGGACGAAATGTTGTAGCTACCGAAAATGGAATATATGAATATAACGAACGGGAAGACAAGTTCCACCAATCGACTTACTTTTTACCTCTATTTGGCCATGCCGAAATACAATACCTTAATGAAGACCCGGATGGCAATATCTGGTTTATAGGGAATAAAAAAGTAGGGGTGATAGATTTCTCCAACGCCACAAAAGATAAACCATTCCACACCGTTTATTTTCCCGAATTAAACGGCAAGATATTACCGGGTTTTGAAAATATTTACGCCTATAACAGTCAAAATATTTTTATAGGCTCAAGCAGGGGCTTTTTTCATATCAATTATAAAAAGTATCTGGCTAACGCTCAAAAGTTAAATATTTTACTGGACCAGGTAAAAATAATTGGCGAAAAGGATAGCATTATATTTGACGGGTACTTTAAAAATGGTAATCATACCGGGCTTTCGCAGGATAAAGGCAGGGTTTTAAAAATGCCGCATAATTTCAACTCCTTTCATTTCGAATTTTCGTCAACACTGTATGAGCAACACAGCAATATCGAGTTTAGTTACCAGTTAACCGGTTATGATACGCGCTGTTCGGCATGGGCGGCTAAAAGCGAGAAGGAGTATACTAATTTAGGATATGGCACATACACATTTAAAGTTAAGGCCCGCAACAATTTGGGCAACGAATCGGAGCCGGTAAGTTATACGTTCATTATTGAACCTGCTTGGTACGAAACCGGATGGAGCCATGCACTATATGTACTGTTGCTGGCTGGGTTTATTTACTGTATTGTAATTATTCAGCAAAAAAAACATAAAAAGGCCGAGCAGCACCTCAGGTATATGCACCAACTGGAGTTGGATCATAACGAAAAAGAGATCGTATCGTTAAAGAACGAGAAGCTGGAGAACGAAGTAATGTTTAAAAACAAAGAATTGGCTACTACCACCATGCACCTTGTACAGCGGGGCAAATTGATGTCGAAAATAAAAGAGGGCTTGATAGAGATACAAGAAGCCGCTGATGCCAACAAAAACAAAGAGCTCACCAAGGTTTTGAAGTTGATAAACGAGGCTGAAAAAAACGACTCTGACTGGGATCATTTCGCCATACATTTCGACCAGGTACACTCCAACTTTCTGTCAAACCTGAAAACCAAGTTTCCGAACCTGAGCGCTACCGACCTTAAAATATGCGCATATTTAAAAATGAACCTCACATCAAAAGAAATTGCCCAGCTAATGAGTGTAACTATTGGCGCAGTAGAGGTAAGCCGTTACCGGCTGAGAAAAAAACTTAACCTACCGCAGAATGTAAACTTATTTGATCACCTGGTACAGGCTACAAGTAAAACGCTGTAA
- a CDS encoding SusC/RagA family TonB-linked outer membrane protein — MRRKFTLLILLLLFESSLIFAQGVKITGRVTDKSGQSLPGVTVKVKGAALAASTDANGKYTIRASADATLIFSFIGYTTQSIPVNSRTDIDVVMQDDIKTLNDVVVVGYGTQKASKVSGAVDVIKSADIEKVNAVRVEDAIQGRASGVNIIQSGSPGTTPTVLIRGIPSYAGSDPLVVIDGVQQALVDFNSLSPSDVESITVLKDAATTAIYGVKGGNGVIVITTKTGKNNSKTQFSLSGNYGIQEVAKTIDVLNASEYAAIKNEGSTTSGGPILFPNLSSLGVGTNWQDQIFKKAPLQSHSLSASGGSDKLSYFLSASYTDQAGIVGGIDKSNYQRGNFTANLNFQLTPKLKFVLNTTGVILNTKGVAENSFNSIIGSALNFDPTVPVFNNVPNTVGDFGFSNHILQEVHNPLTALANTYNKNLGNKIYGKFEFQYDVLKNLKVTTRFGYTDYNSNAKSFNPLVFYGPLNVDNTMNADGTTVTGDHNSVSSTKSSNFNWRWESFANYNFNYKVDHHFETVLGITFLENTGNQTSVSRQDVPFNSWTFADYTAATGVNTATNTNAQTGSYYEYQAKNISYFSRINYDYKEKYLLSFSARRDGSYAFGADNKFGNFFAGSLGWVVSQENFFHSNFVNFLKLRASYGTTGNDGNTSPQTSSIITGGPYNNIGNSNGYNFGNVFTPGSTIGSQANPNLAWEVQKQFDAGFDINVYKNKFSLTADYFRKNVNGLLFTPSQSLYLGTVPAPLANIGTTTSKGFDATLGYNDKYGKDFRINTSLTFTTSKNLVTATNSDNTAKYIGGYYFNGQSQSVTVFEYNQTPGYFYGYKTDGLFQTAAQIASSPSQPGAQPGDIKFKDINGDGVIDSKDQTKIGDPFPKFTMGWNLNLAYKNFDFTSFVYASVGNDIYIAYLRNANFTNNVRNVLGRWTGPGSTNDAKTPRYTFTDVNNNARVSDRFVEDGSFVKIKNLQLGYTFPKSFARNVFNSIRVYAQVKNAYTFTKYTGYDPEISGGILNSGVDYGAYPQARTYSFGLDLKF; from the coding sequence ATGAGAAGAAAATTTACTTTATTAATTCTGCTTTTGCTTTTTGAAAGTTCGTTAATTTTTGCACAGGGTGTAAAAATAACAGGCAGAGTTACCGATAAAAGCGGGCAATCGCTTCCCGGTGTTACCGTCAAGGTTAAAGGTGCTGCATTAGCCGCATCAACAGACGCAAACGGAAAATATACAATCAGGGCCTCTGCAGATGCAACATTAATATTTTCATTTATTGGGTACACCACACAGAGTATACCCGTTAACAGCCGTACTGATATTGACGTGGTAATGCAGGACGACATTAAAACCCTGAACGATGTGGTGGTTGTAGGCTATGGTACGCAAAAAGCTTCAAAGGTATCGGGCGCGGTTGATGTGATCAAAAGCGCCGACATTGAAAAGGTAAATGCTGTACGCGTTGAAGATGCCATACAAGGCCGTGCCTCGGGGGTGAACATCATCCAGAGCGGATCGCCGGGTACTACACCAACTGTATTAATAAGGGGTATCCCTTCTTACGCCGGGTCAGACCCATTGGTGGTTATTGATGGTGTTCAGCAAGCATTGGTTGACTTTAACTCCTTAAGCCCATCAGATGTAGAATCTATCACCGTACTAAAAGATGCCGCTACCACTGCAATTTATGGTGTTAAAGGCGGCAATGGTGTAATTGTAATTACCACCAAAACTGGTAAAAATAACTCAAAAACTCAGTTTAGTTTGAGCGGCAATTATGGCATACAGGAAGTAGCCAAAACAATTGACGTATTGAACGCGTCTGAATATGCTGCAATAAAAAACGAAGGTAGTACCACATCTGGCGGGCCTATTCTTTTTCCAAATTTATCATCGTTGGGCGTAGGTACCAACTGGCAGGACCAGATATTTAAAAAAGCGCCTTTGCAATCTCATTCATTGTCGGCAAGCGGAGGTTCTGATAAGTTGTCTTATTTCCTGTCAGCGAGCTATACCGATCAGGCAGGTATTGTGGGTGGTATTGATAAATCCAATTATCAGCGGGGTAATTTTACAGCCAACCTCAACTTTCAGCTAACACCTAAATTAAAATTTGTGCTCAACACAACGGGAGTTATCCTAAACACAAAAGGTGTTGCAGAAAATTCATTCAACAGTATTATAGGCAGCGCGCTGAACTTTGATCCCACAGTTCCGGTGTTCAATAATGTGCCTAATACGGTGGGCGATTTTGGTTTCAGTAACCACATCCTGCAAGAGGTTCATAACCCTTTAACGGCACTGGCCAACACGTATAATAAAAACCTGGGCAATAAAATTTATGGCAAATTTGAATTCCAGTATGATGTGCTGAAGAACCTGAAGGTAACTACCCGTTTCGGTTATACCGATTATAATTCAAACGCAAAATCATTCAACCCGCTCGTTTTTTATGGTCCGTTAAACGTGGATAATACAATGAACGCCGATGGCACCACCGTTACCGGCGACCATAACTCTGTTTCGTCTACCAAGAGTAGTAACTTTAACTGGAGATGGGAGTCATTTGCTAATTACAACTTCAACTACAAGGTTGACCACCATTTTGAAACTGTTTTAGGTATTACCTTTTTAGAGAACACCGGTAACCAAACCAGCGTAAGCCGGCAGGATGTACCCTTTAACTCGTGGACCTTTGCCGATTATACCGCCGCAACAGGCGTAAATACAGCCACCAATACCAATGCGCAAACCGGGAGTTATTATGAGTATCAGGCAAAAAATATCTCCTACTTTAGCCGCATCAATTATGACTATAAAGAGAAATACCTGTTATCGTTTAGTGCACGGAGGGATGGCTCTTACGCTTTCGGTGCCGATAATAAGTTCGGTAACTTTTTTGCAGGCTCATTGGGATGGGTGGTATCGCAGGAAAACTTCTTCCACTCCAACTTTGTCAATTTCTTAAAGTTAAGGGCCAGCTACGGTACAACGGGTAACGATGGTAACACCAGCCCGCAAACATCAAGTATTATAACAGGCGGCCCATACAACAACATTGGGAATAGCAACGGATACAATTTTGGTAACGTGTTTACACCGGGTTCAACCATTGGCTCGCAGGCCAATCCCAATCTGGCCTGGGAAGTACAAAAACAATTTGATGCCGGTTTTGATATCAATGTTTATAAAAACAAGTTCTCGTTAACGGCAGATTACTTCCGGAAAAACGTAAACGGCTTATTGTTCACACCATCGCAATCCTTATACCTGGGTACGGTACCTGCGCCATTGGCCAATATAGGTACAACAACCAGCAAGGGCTTTGATGCTACCCTGGGATATAATGATAAGTACGGGAAAGATTTCAGGATCAATACTTCTTTAACCTTTACCACATCAAAAAACTTAGTAACAGCAACTAACTCCGATAATACAGCTAAATATATTGGCGGGTATTATTTTAATGGTCAATCGCAGTCGGTAACCGTGTTTGAATATAATCAAACTCCCGGATATTTTTATGGCTACAAAACCGATGGCCTGTTCCAAACCGCAGCACAAATAGCAAGCTCACCATCGCAGCCCGGTGCTCAGCCCGGCGATATCAAGTTTAAAGACATCAATGGCGATGGGGTGATTGACAGTAAAGACCAAACTAAAATAGGCGACCCTTTCCCTAAATTCACCATGGGTTGGAACCTTAACCTGGCTTACAAAAATTTCGATTTTACCTCGTTTGTTTATGCCTCTGTTGGTAACGATATATACATCGCCTACCTGCGTAATGCCAATTTTACCAACAATGTAAGGAATGTTTTGGGCCGCTGGACCGGGCCCGGATCTACCAATGATGCCAAAACGCCGCGTTATACTTTTACCGACGTAAATAACAACGCCCGCGTATCCGACAGGTTTGTTGAGGATGGTTCGTTTGTGAAGATCAAGAACCTGCAGTTGGGCTATACTTTTCCTAAATCGTTTGCCCGGAATGTGTTTAACAGCATCCGCGTTTATGCACAGGTAAAAAATGCTTACACCTTTACCAAGTATACCGGTTACGATCCCGAGATATCGGGTGGTATCCTTAACTCGGGTGTAGATTATGGTGCCTATCCGCAAGCCAGAACTTATTCATTCGGCCTCGACTTAAAATTTTAA